tagttcaaccattatggaaaacagtatggcaattcctcaaggatctagaactagatgtaccatatgacccagccatcccactactgggtatatacccaaaggattataaattattctactacaaagacacatgtacacgtatgtttattgtggcactattcacaatagcaaagacttggaatcaacccaaatgtccatctgtgacagactggattaagaaaatgtggcacatatacaccatggaacactatgcagccataaaaaaggatgagtttgcgtcctttgtagggacatggatgcagctggaaaccatcattcttagcaaactatcacaagaacagaaaaccaaacaccgcatgttctcactcataggtgggaactgaacaatgagatcacttggactcgggaaggggaacatcgcgcactggggcctatcatggggaggggggaggggggaggagggagggattgcattggggagttatacatgatataaatgatcaattgatgggtgctgacgagttgatgggtgcagcacaccaacatggcataagtatacatatgtaacaaacctgcacgttatgcacatgtaccctagaacttaaagtataattaaaaaaaaaaaaaaaaaaaggcctttctGTGCTACCCACAGAGGGGTCCATACGGCATTGTTCTGGATTCCTGTCATAACTTAAAGGGAAACTTTCACAATGTCCAGAGCCCTTGATGGCCTGTGGATGAAGGAGGAGGATATCCTTAAGTTCCTTGCAGCAGGAACCCACTTAGGTGGCACCAATCTTGACTTCCAGATGGGACAGTAcatctataaaaggaaaagtgatggCATCTACATCATACATCTGAAGAGGACCTGGGAGAAGCTTCTGCTGGCAGCTCGTACCATTGTTCCCGTTGAAAACCCTGCAGATGTCAGTGTTATATCCTCCAGGAATACCGACCAGAGGGCCATGCTGAAGTTTGCTGTTGCCATTGGAGCCGATCCAATTGCTGGCTGCTTCACTCCTGGAACCTTCAGTAACCAGATGCAAGCAGCCTTCTGGGAGCCGTGGCTTCTTGTGGTTACTGACCCCAGAGCTGACCACCAGCCTTTCATGGAGGCATCTTATGTTAACCTACCTACCATTGCTCTGTGTAACACAGATTCTCCTCTGTGCCATGTGGACATTGCCATCCCATGCAACAACAAGGGAGCTCACTCCGTGGGTTTGATGTGGATGCTGTCTCAGGAAGTTCTGCGCATGCGTGGCACCATTTCCCGTGAACACCCATTGGACGTCATGCCTGAGCTCTACTTCTACAGAGATCCTGAAGCgattgaaaaagaagagcaggcTGCTGCTGAAAAGGCAGTGACCAAGGAGGAATttcagtgtgaatggactgctccagctCTTGAGTTCACTGCTACTCAGCCTGAGGTTGCACAATGGTCTGAAGGCATGCAGGTGCCTTCTGTGCCTCTTCAGCAGTTCCCTACTAAAGACTGGAGCACTCAGCCTGCCATAGAAGACTGGCCTGCAGCTCTCACTGCTCAGGCGACTGAATGGGTAGGAACAACCACTGAATGGTCTTACGCTGTTCTTGCACGGGCTCTTAAGCaacatggaaaataaacatcagtatctaaataaaaaaaatttaaaaaaacaaaaaattaactcctGGCATAAGGTGTTAGATTTTGTTAGATGAGCTATGAAGACTTGACATTACATGAGCATAGTAAAGATAAAGTTAGAAGTTGGCTCAACTTCTCTTTACTCAGGCCAGATCCTCTAACAGAAAATTTTTGAACTTGATTCATCTCGGAGTGCTCAGAATTTTTGAGGAGCAAATCCCAAAACTGCACATGCAGATGAATGGGTCTTAACAGATTTGTAAGTGCTGCTTGCCGTAATTTCTTCTGACTTGACAcaaagtctgtaatcccagcactttgggagactgaggcaggagaatctcttaaacccaggagtttgagaccagcctgggcaacatgtgagatactgtctcaacagaaattttaaaaaattaaccaggtgtggtggtgtgtgcctgtagccccagctacatacgaggggaggatcgtttgagccctggagttccaggctgcagtgagctaaaatggtgccactgcactccagcctgggcacagagggagaccctgtctcaaaaataataataataataataataaataataaaacaaatagagCGATCAGTGAGTGTCTGCCCTGTGAATGAAACATTTTTTCAGCATCTGCAACATGTAACACAATGCATAGGAGTTCTGATCCTTTCTTGTTTGTTATTGGGATTAGATATACACTGTCATATTTAGCCATATTAATGTGTGATTATTCAGGCTTCATAATTAGGATATGACTTCTTAGGTCCAAGAGATTGTAAAATGAGCTAAATAAACATGATTGTGGTACATTTATGAATATTACAGTTAAATACATAAAGGCATTATCAAAAGCATGTGGAtttattcttataatttattATCTAGAGAAAATAGAGCAGATATTTAACCTCTCTATGGTAAATTAACAAGCCAAATGACATGCATTACTGATGCAGAACTTTGTTCCCTAGTTCAGCTAAACTGGGCTCTTGTCACAAGACCAGGAACGATTAGGAAGACAgacacattgaagggtgaggGGAACGGAATTTATTGGgccaaagaggaaaagaagaaaaaaagtacctTCAGTAATGTGAGAGGGGGTCCTCCCAATAGGCTCCCCACCTCACAGACTGAATTCCAGGCCACCACCCAGGAACTGAaaaggccaggctcctccccgtATCTATCACTCTCCGCTCTAAAGAAGTACATCTAACTGCCTTTGGAGTAAGGATAAGGACGAAGACCAATCTTAACTTCTTCCTGCTGACAAGGGTACCTGTTTTGGGAAAACAGCAGTCAGATCCCCCTCAGCGGCCATCTAGGGTCCCTGGCAAAGGGGGCCATCATTCAAGGCTCCGGTTGCATGACTGTTTGGAGTTTGATGATCTGAAGGTGAGAACAAACAAACCGggttattagaaaacatgtatcaaaacagAACGGGGTAGCGGATAAGGACGGCTCAAAAATCCCAAGGCCTTTTATTGGTTTGCACAGGGAGTGGGAGGCCAAAGCctgactggttaaaaaaaaaaaaaaaaaacaacttttacccTTTTTCCTGCATGTCAGGCTTCTGTGTTCCCTTCCCCCAAGCACAATCCTAAGTCAACTagtttaaggtttgggaaattaacttTTCCCAGTTTGGAGGATGCATCAGAGGGGAGGGTCCCGTAGTACAGAGACATAATTACCTATCAGTGAAgggaggacagaggaggaaaaagaagattttttttcaaaggagTCCTGGGGGTTCAGAATGCATTTGAAAGGGGCACAGACTGAAGATGAATGGCTACTCATCTAGAAAGGGGAGCAGGCATCGCAggttcccttctcttcctagtGAATACCCAGGGTGTGTGAGGGAGAGAAAGTGAGGCATCTCTTTCTTCCATCATTATATCCCCAAGTCCCCGCAACCTCTACAGGGTGCCACCCATGGGTGTCAAAGTGGCCTTCACCTATGTTAACAGGGGGCCTAGGAGGGTGGGAATATCTGCTCTTACCCACACATGCCCTATCCTCCCTGCTGTCAGTAGCCTTTGAATTCCCTAGACTGCATTTATGCCATGGATATTGGCATAGCCTTTATGCATAAAAGGAGAAGCCTGGCTTAATTGGTAGGAATAAGTCATGCTCACCTgctctgtgccttttttttttttttaacttccattaTTGTCTGCTTGTGGACCTCTCAGGTCTAGTTTTATTTCCTAGGGCCTTTATTCAAAGCTTAGAATTGAGTTTGAGACAAAAATGCGTCTTGGGGGTTGTGTGGACTCCTTATCATAAGCCGAATGCTAAGGTGAAGCTGTGGAATTTAGTCCTCCTCCAACAAGATAGAGAAAAGGATGTCTTGTGACACACCCAGATAACTGGTGGCTATAGTTATGCTTGCTAAGATCTGGGTGCATGGGACCTGGCTTTGGTTAGCTCCCCTGGTCTTACTCTCCCAAAAAGGAAACCTCCAGGTGATGGGCATCCTGTTTATTCCCATCACTTGACAGGAATTGCAGGATAATTACTGAGAACTAGAATATTgctccagatttttacattatccATCCCCTTAGCTCcttctgagctgcagccagagattgctggttggttcacaggaataagcagggttagtTCAAAATGTAGACaagaacttaaaaacaactaGTGAGTCTAGAATATAATGACAAGTGTATGACaagttttgaaacattttctctctccagttctcgtttttgttaaaaacaaatcatgatagtACTGAGTTGTTTGCAAGATAGactttagtcttatacttggccccatttgcataaagtgcaccaaaaaaaaaaaaaaatatatatatatatatatatatacacacacatatatacatacacacacacatatatacatacacacacatttttcttttttttttgagatggagtcttactctgttgtccaggtgggagtgcagtagcacaatctcggctcactgtaacctccgcctcctaggttcaagtgcttctcccacctcagcctcctgagtagctggtactacaggcacgcaccaccacacctggctaatttttgtatttttagtagagatggggtttcaaccatgttggccaggttggtcttgaactcctgaccacaagtgacctgcccacttcggcctcccaaagtgctgggattacaggtgtgagccattgtgcccagcccgaATAATTAATTTAACATAGGCCTTTTAGATTGACTTTGATGGAACTCGgttccacaaggaatctcagatagGACTTTCTAAAGCCAAGTCCACCCATGagtttgtaccctcaaatacctgTAAGTTGGGTAAACTCCACTCTTCTTGAGATCCCAAGAACATGTGGTTCCCGGGCCTGTTGGAAAGTGACATTCTCTACTCACCACAGGTTAGGAACCCTGTACAGGACTGTGTAGATGAGCTATGAGGCCaattttcccaaggggctttaTTCGGCTCTGCAAGTAGAGCTTGACTCCTTAAAGGGAAGCATacccttccagtcaaagccttggtaaaacaaccagtttctccaattgcatcctgttgcaaaagaaaacggattcttattgcactgatgcaaacaatcatattgccataagttaagaatactcacaactagttcccaaattctggagaagagaggcagagagacaaaTATGCTCCAAACTTTGTTCACAGGATTATaccttactcaattattaaaggcTGTGAATAGCTCAAAATAAGTGTCCTTGGAGTCTGATAAACAAGGATCAGCAGTGTTCCAGGCAAAAGTCAAAAAGGTTACCTCAGTTTTCTGTTAGTTCAGTCCATTTAGTTAACacttgttttgcttgatatttgtgaacatttcagctctccatgagTTGTGTACATTTTTCCTGTATTCCAATGTCACAATCTCCCAAGTTATCAGAAACCTACGTTTGAAAGCACGTGTCAAAGTTCTGTAGCTGATTATAAGCCATCTTTTGAAgaggatcaaaacaagacaattgTCTGTGAGTAATGAAATGTCAGGGTAGTTACAGTCAGAAAcacaattgaaaaagaaatttggtTATCTCTGGTTTACAATAACATAACAACCTTAATTgtgattgatagcatatactcaggtattagaattttagaaatcccatacaattttggaacatataatAATATTCCCTAAGATATAACCTGAAGAAGATtaaacatcattttggcaatcccatgtacctaaacatgtcaaataGTTCTGTTTATCTCTCTTCTGGGTGCTCCAGGGGCCCTCTGTAGCATCCAAAAAGCCAGGTGTCAgcaaagacaattttgaaactgaagtttgattttgggaagtCTGTTAATTATGTTAGAGGGTTAAAGcacttgatattatgaaatagaattccagattaccttaagttatttattttgccaaaatgatgactcagaaaGTTTTGGAAAAGCAGAAACCTTTTATAACCCCTTAAAACTTTTGCCAAAGAGATTAGTGCCTTAAGAGTACCttattgtgcttttatttcagtgctcaatttacagaaaaaccataTTATACCCTTTTAAATTTAGTTATATGTTCACACTTGGAATTTATtttgcaagattaatttttacaatcCTTTCACAACTTGTTTGAACTTTTAGCTTTATCTTATCAAATTCAAAATAATCCTTTAACCCCaggcaaaaatttacattttgacatCTGCATTTTACCAATGATCTTTAGGCTGTTTCTATGtctcaaagattaaagtcacGTGAACTAAAAAGTACCAcagcttttattttccctttcaatATTTGATCCAAGCACCTATCCTTCTCTataattaattagagctctttttataGACATCACATATAACAACACATATATAACTACAcagacaggcagaagaaaaccCAGTAACCACAAGTTTTTCGTTTGCCAACTTCCTAATTGGATGATTTGCCTCCGGGTTGAGCCCATAAAGAGACAGGGTTAGGAAAACATGCAGCTTCTAAGGCCTAATAAGCAGGCATAACTGGGAGgcaaaaacagattttgagagAGATCTATTCACTTTTAATTCTtggtttcatgaggaaaacagaggtctGTCCCTTCTCATGCAAGCATTAAGGGTGGCAaggcaaaatggagaaaaataattcaggtgACTAGAAAAAACCCTTTTCCAGCAAAGCAAGatccaggaagagaaaaacataaaggccttttaaatatacctataatttggatatccatttttaattaagctgagtgctgtttaagaaaattcttttaaattcctTGTCCAACTTTAACTGCACCAAGTGGTCAGTATTTCTGGCTTTCAAACTTTACTAAAggctcagaaaaggaaaatcaaggCAGTTCGTGGAGAGGAAGAGAATAAACAAATAGCAAAAGTCACATATatatcaaaccagaaaggactCTGCCTAAGCCAGGATTGAGCCTGGGCCGCCACTGTAAAATGGCAGAGGCTAAAGAAAGCATTGCTACATGTTTATAGGTCACACTTCCAAGGACGTAAAACAAGATGGAGGCCTGCAGCAAAGTTTGCTACTGACCATACAGAAAGACATGCAAAGCACAGCAGATTGGCTAAAGCTTAAGACAaacctcacaaatcctttttcataattaaaactttacagagaaagaaacagttATCCTTATTCCTAGTCTAGTAGaacatctgcaaaaaaaaaaaaagggcctcGCTTTAAAGTTAACTCCAGACCTGGTGGAGAAGAGGAAGACAGCTTAAATGCAAGGCTGTGTTAATTGCTAACagggtggaaaaaagaaaaagatgcctGATGAAGAACCTCTCATTCTTATGCAAATAGGTCTCTCAGTGTCTACTAAGAGAGAGACATGGTGGGGAATGCTGGCCAGTCCGCTGCGCAAAGGCCTTTTGGCCTTAGCCACCACTgtgtatctcaaaaaaaggaggaaaaggccGACATTCTCGATCCCTGGGAGTGACAGGAGTGGGGAGGCGTAATTTACTCTACCCTCAGAAGTCTGAGGACAAAAAGGCTTAGAAATGAAAGGTAAAAAGATTTTTTGGTTTGCATCTTACCCTTTCTCATGCCCCACATTTGGGCACCAAAAATGATGCAGAATTTTGTTCTTAGTTCAACTAAAACTGGGTTTTTGTCACATGACCTGGAAGGATTAGGAACACATTCAAGGACACTTTGAGGGGAACggaatttattgggcaaaaaaggaaaagaagaaaaataaacttccagCAAAGCGAGATGGggtccttctaacaggccccccAACCTCACGGATTGAATACGAGGCCACCACACGGGAACTGAAGAGGCTTCAGTTTCAACCCAGCCTTTTCTGTTCtgtaataatataaataacaatataaatttGAACAGATTTATTCATGTATGAACATTTGCCTTTTTCTGGATTATTTATGGCCTTCTATGGCTAACCAGACTAACAGAGCATTTTTTTTTGGGCCTTTAATATACTTGGTTATGGCAGTGACTACAGCGGGATTTTATTCTAGAATTTCACCTGGTTTTCAATTGCTTCATTCTGTACAATTTAGCTCTTTTCGTATTTCTCTCAAAACATAGTTAAGGGAATAATAAATTACTACTTTACTTGCTGGGCCTCTTTTCATGAAAATACTACAAAAATCCACTACATGGCAAATAAAGTTATGAGCTGAGGGAAGAGGTGATGCCTTAAAGAAGCTCTTTCCTTGAACGTGAATAGACTTTATTTTCACCATCCCAGAATTAGAAGTAATTCTCTCTAGTCTGCTAAGAGGTAGAAAAGAATGATCATCGAAATAAACACAGGGTAAAGAGCTGACCCTGCTACTCACAGGACCacgggcctggtggctcaggcccgtaatcccagcacgttgggagaccgaggcgggtggatcacgaggtcaggagatcgagaccatcctggctaacacggtgaaaccccgtctctactaaaaatacaaaaattagccaggcgtggtggcgggcgcctgtagtcccagctactcgggaggctgaggcaggagaatggcgtgaacccgggaggcggagcttgcagtgagtccagatcgcgccactgcactccagcctgggcgacagagcgagactccatctcaaaaaaaaaaaaagaaaaagaaactgtgtaATTAAATGGGTCTCCTTGGAAGGTTGGGTTGGCTCGGGAAGCACTTTATTATGGAGTTTTAAGGTATCTTTCTCTTCAACTAAGGTTGTAGAACAGCTTCCTTCTCGTAGCCTCAAAACTGAAGACTGTTCAAGGCAAGGTTAGCCGTGGCTTTTTTAGAGGAGCGGGAATATATAGGGAGTCCTACTCTTTAGATCTCTTtgacaagaataaaaaatacttgCTGTATAAAGGTCGCCATTTAGGTAGTGTTGTTTTAGCTGACATTGCCAtgatttattctgtttttgtgtGTTGAAACAATTTGTCTCCAAAGTAgctttgtttttccaaaaattCTTTAACTGTGGTAGACGTGATAGTTAAACTTTGTGTTGCAGATCCTGTAAAGCCACCTGGCAGCTCCTTACAAGCACCAGCTGATTTACCTTTAGCTATAAATACAGCACCACCATCCACCCAGGCGGATTCATCCTCTGCTACTCTACCTCCTCCATATCAGCTAATCAATGTTCCACCACACCTGGAAACTCTTGGCATTCAGGAGGATCCTCAAGACTACCTGTTGCTCATCAACTGTCAAAGCAAGAAACCCGAACCCACCAGGTAAATTATACATGCCCGTGTGAGAGAGACATAGAggcgtatgtatgtgtgtacacattaaGATTCttaccttttaaactttttaaattttgacttgCAGGCTTGAAAGAAACCATCTGTATAGGCATATGTTTAGGCTTTATATTTCAGGTTTACATTCCCCTATTGATATCTGATATTCAGGAGATTGTATCGAAGAGACACAATCTCTGCCATCTTTGACAAAGAGCAGTTTTCCCTACAAGGCTCTTTTGGAAGTCTGTCTACTATTTTGTAGTCTTTGTTACAGACTCACAGTATTACTTGCTTAACAGATTTCACTGATTTATAAATGGTGATCTTGCTCCATTTCTTATGTGATTATAAACCAGCCAAGGGTCATCTTTTGTTTCTGAAGAAGGAGAGGAATACCTTCTACTAGAAGATTTTGAAAGCAAAACGATTCCGTTGCAGTGAGTGTGTTGTGGTGGTTTTGGATCTGTGTGAGAAATTAATCATACAGGTAAAATCCCGATATAGCAAATTCCATGGAATATACAAATTGGATGTTAGTGAAATTTGATCAAATATATTCctaaaaaattatgaaactttTAGTCTTCATATCTAGCAATGAAGCAGAgcttacccttttttttttaacctttttttctttttttctgttttttttttttttttttaagagacaaggtcttgctctgttgcccaggctggagtgcagtggcacactcatagttcactgtaaccccaaactcctgggctcaagtattcctcccacctcagcctcctaaagcaatgggattgcaggtgtgagccactgcacttggcctcccTTTACAAATTTTTAAGTAGAAAGAAGTATATGGAGTACAGCGCTTGACTGAAGGAATCATCAAACCTGTCCCAAATTCTTAGTTTCTCTACCAtctccttccctgcccccacGTCCCTTTCCTCTTCTAAGCTATAAGGCATTTTAATTGGATCCTCCTTGTTCCTTGATGTTGAAAGCAGTAAAGAGTCAAGAAGCAattgttttactgtttttaaaaggaGCAGAAAAATGATTGAGAGGCCAGTCTCTGCCATTAATAGCTATGTGACAATTAGTGATACCAGTcaattaagtatattttatttatgtattaatcaGCTGGGGTCTGGATAGAGAGTATATTTCTTGATAGacatgaaaaatgtttttttaaacaagattattatattttgtaagcattattttatgacaaaaagatttttttaaatgcagaaagtAATTATTGCTGGACTGGGATCAGACAAAGTACTTGTTCAAAAATTCTGATGTAGAATATGTTAAGattcacaaaatagtttctctgAACCATGCCCTGAGATGATGGAAACAGCTCACATTCATTCCAAAGCTggatttctatgtatttgttgtAATGGGATTTTACCTGTaagagcagaaaaaaatttataaatcaaCATTTGTTAATATCAAATTCTAACTTGATTTTGCTTGTTTGCTgtgagtatttaaaaattatacactgGCAACTTTGTTACCTATGCTActaactaatattttattttataaaagttcaCAATTATTTTTCAGTAGCAACTTTTTAGAAGCCAACAGCCGAGTGAcagttctatattttatttttatatagtgtATTTCATAATTTCACTGGTATCACAGCTTTCCTCTTGCAGTACAACTTATGCTCAAAATCATCACCCAGATGTATTTTgctatctatattttacaaaagtgacagataaatagcaaatatttatgaGGTAACCACTATGTGCCCAATATTATGCTAGGTGCTATGAAGGTACAAACTATATAAAATAGAGTCTACTCAGATATAGTCACCTTTGGAGTTTACAAGTAAGAgttaagtgaaaacatgcaagcATTAAATATTTAGAGATGAAGATAATATACGAGAGTTGCCTTGCAAACTCTTGTTTGTTCTGCAAGACTTTGGCTAGAATGTGCTCCTCTAGGAAGCATTCCTCTCAAACTCCCAAGTTAGCTTAAATATCTTTCTGGGTTTTTATAGTATCCCAGTTACGCCTTCATATCTTGTTTTATCACAGTGTTAGAAATGGCTTGATGTTTTTACTTATTCTTCACTAACTGTAAGCTAGTCAGAGCAAGGAGCTTTACTTATTACTCATAATTCCTCTAGCTTCTCTTAACTCTGCATTTGAATTAAATGAAgtacaaattttagaatatgcATAGGCGCATTAGAAATTCCACAAAGGGACAGTGCAAgtgtttttaagatggagaaaACAAAAGCTTCATAGGAAGAATAGGATGTGAACTACACCTAGTTggtgagagaagagaagaaaatcattAGTAATTTGTGCAAAAATAgcttgagggaaaggaaagatgtGAGTGAGCATGGTGGGAGGAAGATAATGAGGAGGAGAGCGTCTTAGAGGATAGGATGGAGAAGGTGGAGCCAGGTTATTAGTAGCCTCAGTGTCGCGTGGATTCGTGTGAGGCCTTATAGTTCCCACACCCTGTAGGGGCCCTTACTAGGTTTTTCTCTTGAATACGTGAGTGGTATAACAactatgttttgaaaatattgatCTTATGGAAGTCTGGCCCCATGAATAGATTGAAAGAGGCAGAGAGTAGAGGAAATTCCACTAAGGAGGGTTCAGTCATATAGATCTCAGCAGGGACAGGGACCTGAACTTGGGATTGTGGCAATGGGAATAGAGCAAGGGAATAAGTACGCAGCTAAGAAGAAGGGCTCGATGCCTACATGACTGGAGATCAAAGAGAAGGAATCAAGCTGATTGTGTTTTGAGCCTAGGGAATCTGgataaagtcatttttttcagTGCAAGCCAGAAAAGCAGTCAACTTAAGTAAATGGATTTCAGTTTGAGGCACACAAGCAAGGTAATACTGGAGTAACCAAGTAGAAATATTAGTTTGAGAACATGGGACATGGAATTTGATAAGATGATGGAAGTTGTCAGcattcagagaagaaaatgaagttcTGAAAAAGGAGGATGATCTCTAATAGCATGTGTGGTAAAAGGTTAGGACTAATCTCTGTTGGCCATATGCtgggagagagacaggaaggggCCAGTAAGTGAAACAAGAAAGTAATCAGCGAGGGAGAAGGGTTTAAAATGGAGGGTTTTAAgatgtttttaagatggagaaaacaaaagcacaatATGGCACAGTGTGGGTTTTCTCATAGTAAAGGGGGAGACTTTACTATGCATAGTGCCAGATGTTACTAAGAAGTCAGGAAAGGTaagcccttaaaaaaaaatcatagttatttaaagaaatattgttTAAATTCCTACAGGACTTTGGATAACATGCAGAAGTAGTTCAGGTATCTTGTTTAGCATTAAGGAAGTGAGAGTGTGCTTGTGTTGTTAGCTTCATCTTGTCATATACCCAAATTTTGTGATACCTCAAAATGCAGAGACTGAAAATGTACATAAATGTACTTTAATGAGATTTCTCAAAGTGAGTTATTGTTTGGAGTTGGTTAACTCTGTATCATGTATTTCCATCCTCTTTAATGTTGGCTAAATGTTTGTTAAAGAAAAGTAGTGGAAAGGAAGATATGTGAAAAACAATTAGATGTCACCTTCTTGTAAGTCACATTGACCTTATTCAATACCAAGTAATCATTagacttttaattttacagaacAGCAAATTTGCCACGGGGAGGTTTAAGACCAATGGATCAACTATATAAACTGTACTAGCACTAGGTTTTTGCATGCTCTTCAGAGGAAATGCTTTTCCTTGTGTCTATGCATTAATCGTTTACCTTTCCCAGAGTTTTGTAATGTTTAATTCCAGTGCTTCAGGGGTTGTGTTTTTATGTGCAAATTTAATAGGTGGAGTTGGGGGTGTGGGCAGATATAGGACAGAATTAGAGAGAATGCTTCTGTTGGttttgtggtggtggttttgttGTCTGGTGTATAATCATAAAA
This portion of the Rhinopithecus roxellana isolate Shanxi Qingling chromosome 2, ASM756505v1, whole genome shotgun sequence genome encodes:
- the LOC104657020 gene encoding 40S ribosomal protein SA-like gives rise to the protein MSRALDGLWMKEEDILKFLAAGTHLGGTNLDFQMGQYIYKRKSDGIYIIHLKRTWEKLLLAARTIVPVENPADVSVISSRNTDQRAMLKFAVAIGADPIAGCFTPGTFSNQMQAAFWEPWLLVVTDPRADHQPFMEASYVNLPTIALCNTDSPLCHVDIAIPCNNKGAHSVGLMWMLSQEVLRMRGTISREHPLDVMPELYFYRDPEAIEKEEQAAAEKAVTKEEFQCEWTAPALEFTATQPEVAQWSEGMQVPSVPLQQFPTKDWSTQPAIEDWPAALTAQATEWVGTTTEWSYAVLARALKQHGK